DNA sequence from the Scyliorhinus torazame isolate Kashiwa2021f chromosome 19, sScyTor2.1, whole genome shotgun sequence genome:
ttactctgtatctaaccctatgatgtacctgtcctgggagtgtttgatggggacagtgtagagggagctttactctgtatctaaccccgtgctgtacctgtcctgggagtgtttgatggggacattgtagagggagctttactctgtatctaattcacGTTTTTTTGTGTAATTTTAAGAGGCAGTTTCTGTAAGTCGGTGATGTCATCAGCATTCCCGCTTTAATaaggagtgtggtagtcaccactgatgtacatattgtatatataggatgttgatataggtgctttatggtaaggcccctgtactacaggtatgggggtagatccctgcctgctggctctgcccagtaggcggagtataaatgtgtgtgctcccagtacagcagccatatcATCTGCTGCTTTCGgatgccacacatctcagtgtaaaaaAGGCTCGATTACATcctgctctcgtctttgtgtaattgatcgtgcatcaatttattacactgagtttttcagaagctggatctccgcatcaagccgggtcgcctgcagctgcatccgcaagtagACAGTGCGGCGCttactcaacactgaccctccgacagggcggcactccctcaggactgatcctccgacagtgcggcactccctcaggactgacactccgacagggcggcactccctcagtactgactctctgacagtgcggcactccctcagcactgaccctccgacagtgcggcgctccctcagcactgcccctccgacagtgcggctctccctcagcactgaccctctgacagtgcggcactccctcagtactgaccctctgacagtgcggtgctccctcagtactgaccctctgacagtgcggtgctccctcagtactgaccctctgacagtgcggtgctccctcagttctgaccctctgacagtgcggcgctccctcagtactgaccctctgacagtgcggtgctccctcagtactgaccctctgacagtgcggtgctccctcagtactgaccctctgacagtgcggtgctccctcagttctgaccctctgacagtgcggcgctccctcagcactgaccctctgacagtgcggcgctccctcagcactgacactccgacagtgcggcgctccctcagcactgactctccgacagtgcggcgctccctcagcactgacactccgacagggcggcgctccctcagcactgaccctccgacaggacggtgctccctcagcactgacactccgacagggcggcgctccctcagcactgatcctccgacagggcggcgctccctcagcactgatcctccgacagggcggcgctccctcagcactgacactccgacagtgcggcgctccctcagcactgaccatctgaaagtgcggcgctccctcagcactgatcctcctacagtgcggtgctccctcagcactgaccctccgacagggcggcactccctcagtactgaccctccgacagggcggcgctccctcagcactgaccatctgaaagtgcggcgctccctcagcactgatcctcctacagtgcggtgctccctcagcactgaccatctgacagtgcggcgctccctcagcactgatcctccgacagggcggcgctccctcagcactgaccctccgacagtgcggtgctccctcagcactgaccatctgaaagtgcggcactccctcagcactgaccctctgacagtgcggtgctccctcagcactgaccctccgacagtgcggtgctccctcagcactgaccctccgacagtgcggcactccctcagcactgacactccgacagggcggtgctccctcagtactgaccctctgacagtgtggcgctccctcaacactgaccctctgactgtgcggcgctccctcagcactgaccctccaacagtgcggcagtccctcagtactgaccctctgacagtgcggcactccctcacaactgacaagccgacagtgcgacgctccctcagtactgaccctccgacggtgcggcgctccctcagcactgaacctccgacagtgcggcgctccctcagcactgaccctccgacagtgcggcgatccctcagcactgaccctcccacagtgcggcgctccctcagtactgaccctcccacagtgcggcgctccctcagtactgaccctccgacactatggcgccccctcagcactgaacctccgacagtgcggcactccctcagtactgaccatctggcaatgcggcactccctcagtactgaccctccgacaatgcggcattccctcagtacggaacctctgacagtgtagcactccctcagcactgaccctccgacagggcggcgctccctcaacactgaccctctgactgtgcggcgctccctcagcactgaccctccaacagtgcggcagtccctcagtactgaccctctgacagtgcggcactccctcagtcctgaccctccgacagcgtgacgctccctcagtactgaccctccgacagtgcggcgctccctcagcactgaccctccgacagtgcggcgatccctcagcactgaccctctgacagtgcggcgatccctcagcactgaccctctgacagtgcggtgctccctcacaaCTGACAagccgacagtgcggcgatccctcagcactgaccctcccacagtgcggcgctccctcagtactgaccctcccacagtgcggcgctccctcagtactgactctctgacagtgcggcgctccctcagtactgaccctccgacactatggcgccccctcagcactgaacctccgacagtgcggcactccctcagtactgaccatctggcaatgcggcactccctcagtactgaccctccgacaatgcggcattccctcagtacggaacctctgacagtgtagcacgccctcagcattgaccctccgacagtgcggttctccctcagcactgaccttctaacagggaagcactccctcagcactgaccctccaacagtgcgttgctccctcagcactgaccctccgacagtgcagtgctccctcagcactgaccctctgacagtgcagcactccctcagccctgaccctccgacagggcggtgctccctcagcactgaccctccgacagtgtggctccccctcagcactgaccctccgacagtgcagcgctccctcagcactgaccctccgacagtgcggtgctccctcagtactgaccctccgacagtgcggcgctccctcagtactgaccctccgacagggcggcgctccctcagcactgaccctccgacacggcggcgctccctcagcactgaccctccgacagggcggcactcactcaccactgaacctccgacagtgcggcgctccctcagcactgaccctccgacagtgcagcactcccttagtactgaccctctgacagtgcggcgctccctcagcactgaccctccgacagggcggcgctccctcagcactcaccctccgacagggcggcgctccctcagcactgaccctccgacagggcggcactccctcagcactgaccctccaacagtgcagcactcccttagtactgaccctctgacagtgcagcgcaccctcagtactgaccctctgacagtgcggcgcgtcctgagcaccgaccctctgacagtgcggccctccctcaacactgaccctctgactgtgcggcaatccctcagcagtgacgctccgacagtgcagcgctccctcagcactgaccctccgacagggcggcgctccctcagcactcaccctccgacagggcggcgctccctcagcactgaccctccgacagggtggcactccctcagcactgaacctctgacagtgcggcactccctcagtactgaccctccgacattgcggtgctccctcagcactgaccctctgactgtgcggcgctccctcagcactgaccctctgactgtgcggcaatccctcagcagtgaccctccgacagtgcagcgctccctcagcactgaccctccgacagggcggcgctccctcagcactgaccctccgacacggcggcgctccctcagcactgaccctccgacagggcggcactcactcagcactgaacctccgacagtgcggcgctccctcagcactgaccctccgacagtgcagcactcccttagtactgaccctctgacagtgcggcgctccctcagtactgaccctccgacagtgcggtgttccctcaacactgaccctccgacagtgcgactctccctcagtactgaccctccgacagtgcggttctccctcagcactgaccctccgacagtgcggcgctccctcagcactcaccctccgacagtgcggcactccctcagcactgaacctccgacggtgctgcgctccctcagcactgaccctccgacagtgtggcgcttcctcagcactgaacctccgacagtgcggcactccctcagtactgaccatctgacaatgcggcactccctcagtactgaccctccgacaatgcggcattccctcgTACGGAACCTCTGaccgtgtagcactccctcagcactgaccctccgacagggcggcgctccctcaacactgaccctctgactgtgcggcgctccctcagcactgaccctccaacagtgcggcagtccctcagtactgaccctctgacagtgcggcactccctcagtcctgaccctccgacagcgtgacgctccctcagtactgaccctccgacagtgcggcgctccctcagcactgaccctccgacagtgcggcgatccctcagcactgaccctctgacagtgcggcgatccctcagcactgaccctctgacagtgcggtgctccctcacaaCTGACAagccgacagtgcggcgatccctcagcactgaccctcccacagtgcggcgctccctcagtactgaccctcccacagtgcggcgctccctcagtactgactctctgacagtgcggcgctccctcagtactgaccctccgacactatggcgccccctcagcactgaacctccgacagtgcggcactccctcagtactgaccatctggcaatgcggcactccctcagtactgaccctccgacaatgcggcattccctcagtacggaacctctgacagtgtagcacgccctcagcattgaccctccgacagtgcggttctccctcagcactgaccttctaacagggaagcactccctcagcactgaccctccaacagtgcgttgctccctcagcactgaccctccgacagtgcagtgctccctcagcactgaccctctgacagtgcagcactccctcagccctgaccctccgacagggcggtgctccctcagcactgaccctccgacagtgtggctccccctcagcactgaccctccgacagtgcagcgctccctcagcactgaccctccgacagtgcggtgctccctcagtactgaccctccgacagtgcggcgctccctcagtactgaccctccgacagggcggcgctccctcagcactgaccctccgacacggcggcgctccctcagcactgaccctccgacagggcggcactcactcaccactgaacctccgacagtgcggcgctccctcagcactgaccctccgacagtgcagcactcccttagtactgaccctctgacagtgcggcgctccctcagcactgaccctccgacagggcggcgctccctcagcactcaccctccgacagggcggcgctccctcagcactgaccctccgacagggcggcactccctcagcactgaccctccaacagtgcagcactcccttagtactgaccctctgacagtgcagcgcaccctcagtactgaccctctgacagtgcggcgcgttctgagcaccgaccctctgacagtgcggccctccctcaacactgaccctctgactgtgcggcaatccctcagcagtgacgctccgacagtgcagcgctccctcagcactgaccctccgacagggcggcgctccctcagcactcaccctccgacagggcggcgctccctcagcactgaccctccgacagggtggcactccctcagcactgaacctctgacagtgcggcactccctcagtactgaccctccgacattgcggtgctccctcagcactgaccctctgactgtgcggcgctccctcagcactgaccctctgactgtgcggcaatccctcagcagtgaccctccgacagtgcagcgctccctcagcactgaccctccgacagggcggcgctccctcagcactgaccctccgacacggcggcgctccctcagcactgaccctccgacagggcggcactcactcagcactgaacctccgacagtgcggcgctccctcagcactgaccctccgacagtgcagcactcccttagtactgaccctctgacagtgcggcgctccctcagtactgaccctccgacagtgcggtgttccctcaacactgaccctccgacagtgcgactctccctcagtactgaccctccgacagtgcggttctccctcagcactgaccctccgacagtgcggcgctccctcagcactcaccctccgacagtgcggcactccctcagcactgaacctccgacggtgctgcgctccctcagcactgaccctccgacagtgtggcgctccctcagcactgaccctccgacagtgctgcgctccttcagcactggccctccaacagtgcggtgctccctcagcactgaccctccgacagtgcggtgctccctcaatactgaccctccgacagtgctgcgctccttcagcactgaccctccaacagtgcagcgctccctcagcatgaccctccgacagtgcggcgttccctcagcactgaccctccgacagtgcggcgctccctcagcactgaccctccgacagtgcggcgctccctcagcactgaccctccgacagggcggcgctccctcagcactgaccctccgacagtgcagcactccctcagcactgaccctccgacagtgcagcactccctcagcactgaccctccgacagtgcggcgctccctcagcactgaccctccgacagtacggcgctccctcagtactgaccctctgacagtgcggcgctccctcagcactgaccctccgacagtgcggcgctccctcagcactgaccctccgacagtgcggcgctccctcagcactgaccctccgacagtgcggcgctccctcagcactgaccctccgacagtgcggcgctccctcagcactgaccctccgacagggcggcgctccctcagcactgaccctccgacagtgctgccgtTGAGgtagagaggggaaaaagaggaTAAAGTGGATTCTCAATCGAGACTTGTGAAGATGAAATGAATAATACAGCAGGACGACTGGCTTTAATTTAAACATGTTTTATTTTGGCAGCATTTGTGAATAGAATTTGTGCTTGATAAAGAAACCAGTTAGCAAAGAGAGGCCCAAACATCCCCTCATTTCACACGGTATTGTAAATGAGAAAAAAGCCATTGTGTATGAAAGCCCACAAGCGACTGTGTTAACTCGGATGAATTGGGTTTTGATCTTTCACAAGGGCACGTGCATGGGTCAGAGTTCATGACCCGCACTGTGACCCCGTTACTTCAGGGCCGGCGATTTGTCAGTCTGATCCTCGGTGCCACTGCCATTTTCCCTCATTCCTGCAATGTCACCCCAGAGCCTATTCGCTCACCATCTATTCCTGCagcaatacgggcagcacggtagcattgtggttaacacaattgcttctcagctccagggtccccggttcgattcccggcttgggtcgctgtctgtgcggagtctgcacatcctccccgtgtgtgcgtgggtttcctctgggtgctccggtttcctcccactgtccaaagatgtgcgggttaggtggattggccgtgataaattgcccttagtgtccaaaattgccctgagtgttgggtggggttgctgggttgtggggattgggtggaggtgttgaccttgggcagggtgctctttccaagagctggtgcagactcgatgggccgaatggcctccttctgcactgtaaattctatgataatacccgTGACCCAGAGTCCATTCCCTAACCCAACCCATCTATCTGCTACCACAGGTCTGGTGCCTGAAAGAAACTGGAAAGAGGAGTTGCGAGAGCTTGAACAAAAGTTTACTTGTTTCGGTTAAAACCTGTTTCTCCTTCATTTCTAATGTGGACTGAATCAGATCGCCTTACTCACATTCATGAGCGCATCACAAGAGCCCTCACAGCAGCCCCCACAAcagccccagcagcagcaaccgctgcaacaggtcccacAGCAACCCCCAAAACAGCCCCCATAATAACCCCCACAACAGCCCCCACAACAGCATCCTCCCTGAACGTTGACAGTTTCCTCTTGACCGTCGCACTGACCTCTCCAGTGATGACCAGGGAAACCATCATTGAACCCGTGACTATCCCAGCTGTCAGCGCCACACCCATCACCATCCCAATCGACGCTGCACCCATGCCCATCACTACCGCCACCGCCGCACCCATCACCATCCCAACCGCTGCTGTAGCTGTGCCCATCCCAACCGCTTGCATAGGCGTGACCATCTCAAGCGCCACTGCTGCACCCATGACCACCCCAACTGCTGCCGCGGCACCTATGACAATCCCAATTGCCGCCGCACCAATGCCCATCCCAAACAGACCTGCACCCGTGCCCATACCAGCTGCTGTACACATGTCCATCCCTGCTGCTGCCGTGCCCGTGTCTATCCCTGCTGCTGCCGTGCCCGTGTCTGTCCCTGCTGCTGCCGTGCCCGTGTCTGTCCCTGCTGCTGCCGTGCCCGTGTCTATCCCTGCTGCTGCCGTGCCCGTGTCTGTCCCTGCTGCCGCCGTGCCCGTGTCTATCCCTGCTGCTGCCGTGCCCGTGTCTATCCCTGCTGCTGCCGTGCCCGTGTCTATCCCTGCTGCTGCCGTGCCCGTGTCTATCCCTGCTGCTGCCGTGCCCGTGTCTATCCCTGCTGCCGCCGTGCCCGTGTCAATCCCTGCTGCTGCCGTGCCCGTGTCTATCCCTGCTGCCGCCGTGCCCGTGTCTATCCCTGCTGCTGCCGTGCCCGTGTCTATCCCTGCTGCTGCCGTGCCCGTGTCTATCCCTGCTGCTGCCGTGCCCGTGTCTATCCCTGCTGCTGCCGTACCCGTGTCTATCCCTGCTGCCGTCATTGCCGCGGTGATTTCCTCATTCACATCAGTTGCTGTGGGAGCAGCGAACATAGCTTTCGCCACTattacaacagcagcaacaacaactgCACACAGAACAACACCACACTTGTAATTGTTGGTGTAGTCATCACAGAAGGAATTAAGTTC
Encoded proteins:
- the LOC140396639 gene encoding uncharacterized protein, with the translated sequence MVKSTDVNVLDKAFNDKLELFYNTESMKIRREIQKLKEEKLKDFQNFIKQQKRDADGIFKTIKVTPSSMRTVMMAKASTLLADFKKSVKCNRQVRTMERNKLRSSLETELNSFCDDYTNNYKCGVVLCAVVVAAVVIVAKAMFAAPTATDVNEEITAAMTAAGIDTGTAAAGIDTGTAAAGIDTGTAAAGIDTGTAAAGIDTGTAAAGIDTGTAAAGIDTGTAAAGIDTGTAAAGIDTGTAAAGIDTGTAAAGIDTGTAAAGIDTGTAAAGTDTGTAAAGIDTGTAAAGTDTGTAAAGTDTGTAAAGIDTGTAAAGMDMCTAAGMGTGAGLFGMGIGAAAIGIVIGAAAAVGVVMGAAVALEMVTPMQAVGMGTATAAVGMVMGAAVAVVMGMGAASIGMVMGVALTAGIVTGSMMVSLVITGEVSATVKRKLSTFREDAVVGAVVGVIMGAVLGVAVGPVAAVAAAGAVVGAAVRALVMRS